GACGCTGCCTCAGGAGAGCTCAATAACAGGAGGCCTCCACGCCAGGTCCGTCGGTTGGAGTTTAGCCAGGCCATGGACGACTTTAAGACGATGTTCCCCAGCATGGAGCATGAGGTTATCGAGTGTGTCTTGAGAGCCAACCATGGTGCTGTCGACTCCACCATTGACCAACTACTGCAGATGAGCTTGGACAGCCAGGCCACAGATGACAGCTCGGATTCTGAGGACAGCATCCCTCCAGAGGTGAGTCTAGGAACTTTTATTAAGACCTAAAAGATCTTGGTACACAAAAGAATGTTCCCATTGAATATCCTGCAGATCCTGGAGAGAACGCTGGAGCCGGACAGCTCAGATGAGGAGCCTCCACCCGTCTACGCGCCGCCCTCCTATGACATGCACATCTATGACAGAAAACATCCTGCAGATGTTCCATCCACACCACCACCCAGGCAAGAAGAACATCTATTCATGGTTCCTGTTGGAGGAAATGACTAATAATAACACCAGACAATCTGTGTGAGAGATATTGTGTCGGCATTCACTTTGATCAAATGCTTTTCATGTTGACTTGACACATTTCAGCTACTATTTACTCTTCCTCTTTTTCAAACCAATTCGGCTCAGGCATTTCAgaaagactaaaacaatatttcagatGGTTTACAATGAGATGGGTTCACTGGTTCCCAGTCACATGATTAAATTAAACCAATCATTTGGGAGTTATTGAAATAGGAACAGTGAATGCAtttaagttcaaaataaatgcataatataagaaaatgaaagtggtttttgaccttgcatgcgtgtcaacctgttgtttgggactcccaaaaccaaaataggATCCTTTAGTAACCCATAATAAGGGCACTTATTATAACACTagctatatactatatactactATATTTTTCACTCAGACAACACCAAAAGCCAACATCAAAAAGTTTGTCCTGATGAGCTTTACTTCTCAAGATTAGTCTGCCGCTTctgtagatattttaaattgacaGTTTTCTTAGTGAATGACGTGTTTCTGTGACCcttattagttttattagtttgaTGTTACTGCATCAAAGCCTTCAAAAAAGACTACATTCAGAGTTGTTTATGTCTGTAATCCAAACTGACATCAAAAGCTATGTTTCCTTCCAGACTtgattatttaacttttttaaaatttgaatatcgCATGAAATATTTGCGCATCAAGTAAGTGCTCGAAAGAACAAAATCACTTACTGTGAAACTGGAACAAGCAtcaataataaaagtgaaagttGCTGCAACCGGGGAAGCCGCTGTAGCTTCTGTCTTCCTACATAATAAATTACTTGCGCCTCAGAGCGCACAGACGAAACGCAATAACAACCTCTGTCAGGTGATTTTGTGTTCGGAGGAGGGTATCTGATGTTTGGGAATGCGATTGTGTGGGACAGTTTTGTAagttatttaaatcatatttaggACGTTTGAGCAGGAATTTCAGAATTACTGAAGCAACATTTGAGATGATGTACAATCATACTTGACCTGTTCATGTTTCAggcaaatttacattttttttttgttatgcagTTACTAATTGTCCCATGCTTGCCTTTTTTTGCACAGCTtggtatttctgtattttttattaagtattttttaaagcaatattaccAAATTGTCATAACATGTTTGTATAGAGAATTAGTCACTGACCTCTTAATGTGTGAACTTAGTAAACAACAGTGCCttaaaatgagatgaaaatcCCATCAGGCCTTTCTAAATTTCAGCAgtgtgttataaaaataaaatatgttcttttGTACTCATTATTTTATCAGGTTCGATGATTATCCCCCTCTTGGGCATCAGCAGGTTGGCAGATACAGGAACTGGAATCCACCGTTACTAGGCAACCTCCCTGATGACTTCCTGCGCATCCTGCCTCAGCAGTCAGAAAGTCTTCAGGTggatttataacatttattatgttttaaaattgggGCTAAATATCACGTTTACATAATCAAACATCTAACCCCAGATCCATACCCAGTTTCAAAATCTGCCCAAATTTGCTCCATTTATATAAAGTGGCCATGTCATAcatgctgtgtatatttttgttgcattttatgcATACCATTTTTTCCAGCCACAATTTCATTCTAAATTACACACCAAAAAACTTAGTTTACAACAACAAGCATTACTTCCTAATTTGAGGACCTCAGTTAATGTCAGAGGCGATTAATTTGTCTCATTGACTGGTTCATGTTTTGATCATTAGCGTTTTCTTTCTCTTGCAGCGTTCTCAGAGCAACCTGTCTCagccttcctcctcctcctcttcctccctgtCATCCCTGACACAGCTTTCGTCCAGCAGCAGTGCCCTGTCAGGTGGTGTTTGGTCATCTGAACAGGACAGGAAGTTGAAACAGTACTTGGAGGATGAGCGAATagcccttttcctgcagaatcaGGAGTTCATGAAAGAGCTACAGCGAAACAGAGACTTCCTCATAGCTCTGGAAATAggtacacatttacacacaaacgtTCATGCAAACttcagtgcaatttttttttgtattgtgtttgtaGAGTCTTAATATAATGGAAGAAGCAAAGTATTTTGATATACATCTAAGAGAAATAGACGTTAAGCAGAAAAGGTTTGGAGTTTAAGTGGAGTAAGTGATTGGAGAAAAACACCAGAAACAAGTCTGTCAGAAGATTTGGttctaacatttttatatattttttaaattatgaggtaatacatttttcacaataagtggatatcatttaatttatttttacaaacatttatacaaAGGTTTAGTGAAACTTAATCAGAAACACATTGCACGCGTTTCTCAAACATACTTCACGTAAGATGAAATAATGTTTGGATTTCTCCATGTGAGGAGAACCCATCGTTCAtattaaagaaattcataaaccAACATTGCATTCAAGCATCTTTTTGATTCaagtttttgtcatattttggaGTCTTGGATCCTTCCAAgatattttccacattttacCTGCTATCTGTGATGATTTGTATAATGAGTAgcacaatacaaataaattccCAATTAACTGAATTTAGTACtaaatgcttcattttaatCCTCTTTCTATTTGCAAAAAGATTTGCAATGTTTTTCATTCTCATATTCGTAGACCATTGCTCCTGTCATTCTGCcaaatgcactttaaataaaccccagagttgtgtgtgtgtgtgtgtgtgtgtgtgtgtgtgtgtgtgcgtgaacaGCTATCATTCCTCACTCACTGTTTGCAGCGTTGTGTTGTTCACTGCCTCCACTCACTCTGGAGCAGCTGATCTTCACCTGCCCTCAGTGACCCTCTTACCTGCTGTGTTTTAGATCGTCAGAGGTGCGAGAAAACACAGTGTGGTCATTCATCCGCTTGTACGGAGAACTCCGCCGAAGGTAGATTTCCTTTCATCTTCATCCATCAGCCATGTCCGCCACAGACAGGATGCTTCATCTGAACCTGTCTGTGCCGCCACATAAATCAACACCCAGATAACGGCCTGCAGGGACTACATtcgttttagtttattttaatgttaaactaGTCTGTTAACCAAAGAATGGAATTTCTGTTATcatctgcagaacacaaaggagaaatgtaaatgtgtgcagTCGTATTTGACAAGCTCGTGTCTCAACTCTTGATGTTAGGTGATAATTGCGGCTCGGGGTCTGAGGAGGCCTGTTCATCAGTCTCTGACGATGCCTTATTCCTGGAGAAACTCAAGCACATGGGAAAATGTAAGAAAACACAGCAAATTCGTGTAAAGGCTTGAGCTCTCTGCCCTTTCTGAACACTGTCATTATTACCTACAGCTACAAGGAAGAAGCTCTTTGAAATCGCTAGATCATTCTCGGAAAAGACCAAGAGAAAGAAGTCCAAAAAGCGAGCTCTGCCCAAACACCAGTCATATCCTCGCATGTCCAGCCCTGACAGTCGCTGCCTGGAGTTTGCATCTGTGTATGTTGTGTAGAGAAGGACTTCTTATATCTCTAGATCTTTTTTAGTCTAGCTATTAGTTTCAATGTAATGAGTGTGTGtagttttgaaataaacatattttaagttATATGGCATTGTAGTGTTAAAGTTGTAGTTGTGTTTGGTCCTTGACTTCTTCTCAGTCTGGGCTCTGCAACCTCCACCGTCAATCTCCTGGAAGAAGTAGAGGGTCCGCCATCAGGTAAATATTCTCTACATCTAAATGCAAACGTGAACTATATTGGCACTGAATAAGTGTAAAATATTTGGTGAATATGTGTCTGTTAGCAGAGGATGACAACCAAATTAAAAGAGTGTCAGGAAAAGAGGAAGGGGAGGAGTCAAAAGAAGTGACGTCATGGTAAGCGCTCACAAACGTACAAAACTTccttaaagtgcctctattatgggtaatgattTTTTGGgggtcccaaacaacaggttgacatgcatgcaaggtaaaAAGGtaattggtcgatttcattaaAGCAGTATTAGTGCGCTTTTAACTCTCTAAAGGCGACGCCTAGTGAcgaagaatgaattagcatttttattcagaccaacgcaaaaATCAAGTTTTCTCAGGTCTGCGGGCAATATGCTTATATTTTACATTGAGCGCAACATGAACCGGCTcgggattcattttaaaaatgactcgtttcaatgattcagagtcagcAACTTTATTCACAGTgtgctttcagatttaaaactttgcataatgttttcattcactttgagCCGTGTCACACGCCGCATGGAAGGTCATCTTCAAAAATCCTACGTATGATCTCTTACAGATGGACGAATCCTGTCGGGAGCAGCCGATGGTCTCTGCTTTAGAGAGCTCTGAAGACTGAAGCATCATGAAGATCGAGATTTTACTCATTAGTTTCCTGCAATGCTTAATTAAACCTGAGCCATAAAATCATCATAGTTCtatattgtttgtaatattcTGGTTCAACAGTCTGGTTTCTGATGAGGTGTAGCAGATCTGGTGGCGTTTAGAAAAAAGCTGTGTCGGGACAGTGCTCATGCTGTGCTGGGGACTCAGGACTCAGAACATCCACAAGCACAAAACCTCATTGCTCAGCTTGATAAGAAAATCTGTGTTTATCTCAGGAGAATTTAAACGGCCTGGAGCCCATGTACAGTTCCTGCCATGTTTATAGATAACACTCTTTCCATTTCTCATGATCTTATTTGATAGgtattacttttaataactggggtgattgattaaaaatagtTATCAAGTTTAGTTGCTATGTGTTTTCAACCAACTCTCATCTTAAATCATGCTCAAGACTTTTCACCATTCATTCAATAAAAACTCATATTTTATTCTTAGTGTTAAGTAAGGTCTGGTTGTGTGTATTTACACTGGGatagaaattattaaaactaaattgtaaTTTCACTGTAAATTGCTATTGATTTTCAgaagattgttttgtttgttattaaataaattacattttgaaaccaACACGTCATTGTTTGTTCTTCGATTATTAGTTTCCagaatagttttgtttttgtggttttactatcattataataataataataataagtagttACGGTAGTTAAACCATGGTAACGACAAATCAACTATGGTTTTACATTACCCATAGTTTAACCACGgtatatgtaataaaacagtggttatacaaatggtaatcaatacaccaaaaaaaatggttactgcagttttattataacaaaagtgtggttaattaaaatcatgtttacatttaaaaactatttaaaacacCAGTTGAAAGACACCagttgtgtgaaaaaaaaaagtaaaactgtgttttaattGTGTAATAAACAATAGATATAGGCTAGCCAATTTTAATGGGGTCATGTGATAATGGGCAGTGGGCAATGTTAGGATTCATTAAAacgttttacacacacacaaaaaaattaatagcacTTCActcaaaatatcattaaaatcacaatttacaataaaatggatCAGGTCTtgacaaatgaacattttatctggatcatttcatttttattaattcctttctactcataaaataaatatataaagattgGCTAAACTATCTTTTTACAATAAACTCGGAGAATGAAACCTTCTGCGGTATTGTGATGCTGCATCCACAACGCTAGGTGTCAGTATCACATCGGGAGCGCAACATTGAACTAATCAGTACCGACAAGCCACTCTAACAATCTGATAGAGAGATggtgataaaaaataaatatgatttgcaATGCGCCTTCATATTTGACCTAGGTCAGATTAGTATAATAAACAAGATAAACAAGCTCATGCCTGTCTCTGGGAACAGCTGTAACTGTCCAGCAGATGGAGCAGTACACCATTGCCTGTCCAGTGTTTATCTCAAAACACAAGCAGACTTTTCCTTTCAGTTATAATCTGTTATTACTGTGatagattacatttattttgttaccaGGAACAGCCTAAACACCTGTAGGgcccctgagagagagagagagagagagagagagagagagagagagagagagagagagagagagagctggctTTGTGTGCTCACGTGTCCGAGTGTTTCTGCTCATTGTCTGGTGTCTGCAGATTGGGGATTTATTTATAGCTGTGTCTGTCTACCTCAAAGCCCCATAATGCACCACTCCCAGATCCTGCGACTGGTGGCCTTTTTACCTAGGTCTCGAAAATAATCTCAAATCTGATCTCGCAAAACATAAATAGAACAAAAGCACACACCGCACCACCTGCCCCGCAGACACAAACAGTCTGAAATGTGACTGAAAAGACATGTCAGTCGGGTATTTACTGAAAGCCCGTGTCACGGATGATCTCAGCCATCAGATTCCCCACAATCCAATTTAATCTGCTGTATCCTAGGAAGGGATTCCTCAGGCTGACCAATAGAGAGTGAGTATCATGACGACATAGCAGTAGCCAGGTGGAAGCTGCACTTTGTCTGTAGTACTTttgtaggctttttttttttttttttggggggtttagTGCTCTGAA
This DNA window, taken from Puntigrus tetrazona isolate hp1 unplaced genomic scaffold, ASM1883169v1 S000000002, whole genome shotgun sequence, encodes the following:
- the cuedc1a gene encoding CUE domain-containing protein 1a isoform X1, encoding MMTSLFRRSNANSNHGSSARGGDAASGELNNRRPPRQVRRLEFSQAMDDFKTMFPSMEHEVIECVLRANHGAVDSTIDQLLQMSLDSQATDDSSDSEDSIPPEILERTLEPDSSDEEPPPVYAPPSYDMHIYDRKHPADVPSTPPPRFDDYPPLGHQQVGRYRNWNPPLLGNLPDDFLRILPQQSESLQRSQSNLSQPSSSSSSSLSSLTQLSSSSSALSGGVWSSEQDRKLKQYLEDERIALFLQNQEFMKELQRNRDFLIALEIDRQRCEKTQCGHSSACTENSAEGDNCGSGSEEACSSVSDDALFLEKLKHMGKSTRKKLFEIARSFSEKTKRKKSKKRALPKHQSYPRMSSPDSRCLEFASVLGSATSTVNLLEEVEGPPSAEDDNQIKRVSGKEEGEESKEVTS
- the cuedc1a gene encoding CUE domain-containing protein 1a isoform X4, whose protein sequence is MMTSLFRRSNANSNHGSSARGGDAASGELNNRRPPRQVRRLEFSQAMDDFKTMFPSMEHEVIECVLRANHGAVDSTIDQLLQMSLDSQATDDSSDSEDSIPPEILERTLEPDSSDEEPPPVYAPPSYDMHIYDRKHPADVPSTPPPRFDDYPPLGHQQVGRYRNWNPPLLGNLPDDFLRILPQQSESLQRSQSNLSQPSSSSSSSLSSLTQLSSSSSALSGGVWSSEQDRKLKQYLEDERIALFLQNQEFMKELQRNRDFLIALEIDRQRCEKTQCGHSSACTENSAEGDNCGSGSEEACSSVSDDALFLEKLKHMGKSTRKKLFEIARSFSEKTKRKKSKKRALPKHQSLGSATSTVNLLEEVEGPPSEDDNQIKRVSGKEEGEESKEVTS
- the cuedc1a gene encoding CUE domain-containing protein 1a isoform X2; protein product: MMTSLFRRSNANSNHGSSARGGDAASGELNNRRPPRQVRRLEFSQAMDDFKTMFPSMEHEVIECVLRANHGAVDSTIDQLLQMSLDSQATDDSSDSEDSIPPEILERTLEPDSSDEEPPPVYAPPSYDMHIYDRKHPADVPSTPPPRFDDYPPLGHQQVGRYRNWNPPLLGNLPDDFLRILPQQSESLQRSQSNLSQPSSSSSSSLSSLTQLSSSSSALSGGVWSSEQDRKLKQYLEDERIALFLQNQEFMKELQRNRDFLIALEIDRQRCEKTQCGHSSACTENSAEGDNCGSGSEEACSSVSDDALFLEKLKHMGKSTRKKLFEIARSFSEKTKRKKSKKRALPKHQSYPRMSSPDSRCLEFASVLGSATSTVNLLEEVEGPPSEDDNQIKRVSGKEEGEESKEVTS
- the cuedc1a gene encoding CUE domain-containing protein 1a isoform X5 produces the protein MMTSLFRRSNANSNHGSSARGGDAASGELNNRRPPRQVRRLEFSQAMDDFKTMFPSMEHEVIECVLRANHGAVDSTIDQLLQMSLDSQATDDSSDSEDSIPPEILERTLEPDSSDEEPPPVYAPPSYDMHIYDRKHPADVPSTPPPRFDDYPPLGHQQVGRYRNWNPPLLGNLPDDFLRILPQQSESLQRSQSNLSQPSSSSSSSLSSLTQLSSSSSALSGGVWSSEQDRKLKQYLEDERIALFLQNQEFMKELQRNRDFLIALEIGDNCGSGSEEACSSVSDDALFLEKLKHMGKSTRKKLFEIARSFSEKTKRKKSKKRALPKHQSYPRMSSPDSRCLEFASVLGSATSTVNLLEEVEGPPSAEDDNQIKRVSGKEEGEESKEVTS
- the cuedc1a gene encoding CUE domain-containing protein 1a isoform X3, with translation MMTSLFRRSNANSNHGSSARGGDAASGELNNRRPPRQVRRLEFSQAMDDFKTMFPSMEHEVIECVLRANHGAVDSTIDQLLQMSLDSQATDDSSDSEDSIPPEILERTLEPDSSDEEPPPVYAPPSYDMHIYDRKHPADVPSTPPPRFDDYPPLGHQQVGRYRNWNPPLLGNLPDDFLRILPQQSESLQRSQSNLSQPSSSSSSSLSSLTQLSSSSSALSGGVWSSEQDRKLKQYLEDERIALFLQNQEFMKELQRNRDFLIALEIDRQRCEKTQCGHSSACTENSAEGDNCGSGSEEACSSVSDDALFLEKLKHMGKSTRKKLFEIARSFSEKTKRKKSKKRALPKHQSLGSATSTVNLLEEVEGPPSAEDDNQIKRVSGKEEGEESKEVTS